One stretch of Sinorhizobium fredii DNA includes these proteins:
- a CDS encoding DUF736 family protein, with amino-acid sequence MKSRSCRPKRPTSRTRRTTRVFAAGSGSRRHGTAPIDDPSFVEPIRARMFESDTKMDIWNLHWMRKGRRDEQGEPCETIVPAALQAQST; translated from the coding sequence ATGAAGTCCCGATCCTGCCGGCCGAAAAGACCGACGTCGAGAACGCGCCGAACCACCCGCGTCTTTGCCGCCGGGTCAGGAAGTCGGCGGCATGGGACCGCACCGATCGACGATCCCTCCTTCGTCGAGCCGATCCGCGCCCGCATGTTCGAATCCGACACCAAGATGGATATCTGGAACCTCCACTGGATGCGCAAAGGCCGGCGCGACGAACAGGGTGAGCCATGCGAAACAATCGTTCCCGCAGCGCTTCAAGCCCAATCCACGTGA
- a CDS encoding lytic transglycosylase domain-containing protein has translation MALPITLVLTFSFGGPVPADPPSSDGLADHAFISVAYDPYAEFIAAAAKRFAIPEHWIRAVMRVESRNDPSAILSKGVMGLMQIMPATWAELCIRHQLGDDAIDPPDNILAGAAHLAELHDLYGSPGFLAAYNAGPGRSEKHLVTGNPLPVRRSTTWQNSCR, from the coding sequence ATGGCGTTGCCGATCACGCTCGTGCTGACTTTCTCTTTTGGTGGTCCAGTGCCGGCCGATCCGCCGTCGAGTGATGGGCTCGCGGACCACGCATTCATCTCGGTCGCGTACGATCCGTATGCCGAGTTCATCGCCGCAGCCGCCAAACGCTTCGCCATTCCGGAGCATTGGATACGCGCCGTCATGCGGGTCGAAAGCCGCAATGATCCGTCCGCGATTTTATCGAAAGGCGTGATGGGCCTGATGCAGATCATGCCGGCGACGTGGGCCGAGTTGTGCATTCGCCATCAGCTTGGCGATGACGCTATTGATCCCCCCGACAACATTCTGGCCGGCGCTGCCCACCTTGCCGAACTGCACGACCTTTACGGCTCGCCGGGTTTTCTCGCCGCTTACAATGCCGGACCAGGCCGCTCCGAAAAGCACCTCGTCACGGGCAATCCGCTGCCCGTGAGACGATCGACTACATGGCAAAACTCGTGCCGATGA